In Blastopirellula sp. J2-11, a single genomic region encodes these proteins:
- a CDS encoding HNH endonuclease: MSAILERPTLVLNRNWQPVGVASVARSLTKVFSGTARIVDPLSYQLYDWEDWSQLVPNKDEPFISSQRLRIRVPEVVTLVNYDRVPRNTVTFSRRNVFKRDNYTCQYCGSRPGSESLTIDHVLPRAQGGESSWENCVLACVECNHSKANRTPLQARMPLHSIPVRPRWSPVYAARRVRIESWAKFISEAYWDTELGA, from the coding sequence ATGTCGGCAATTCTCGAGCGTCCAACGCTCGTTCTCAATCGAAACTGGCAACCCGTTGGGGTCGCCTCGGTGGCCCGCTCGTTGACCAAGGTCTTTAGCGGTACGGCGAGGATCGTCGATCCGCTCAGCTACCAACTGTACGACTGGGAAGATTGGTCGCAACTTGTCCCGAACAAGGACGAGCCGTTCATCTCGTCGCAACGGCTGAGGATTCGCGTTCCGGAAGTTGTCACGCTGGTCAACTACGATCGCGTCCCGCGCAATACGGTGACGTTCAGTCGTCGTAACGTGTTCAAGCGCGACAACTATACGTGCCAATATTGCGGCTCGCGTCCGGGGAGCGAAAGCTTGACGATCGACCACGTCCTGCCGCGTGCGCAAGGAGGCGAGTCGAGTTGGGAGAACTGCGTGTTGGCCTGCGTCGAATGCAATCATTCGAAGGCGAACCGCACGCCGCTCCAGGCGCGAATGCCGTTGCATTCGATCCCGGTCCGGCCGCGCTGGTCACCGGTGTACGCCGCTCGCCGCGTCCGGATTGAATCGTGGGCCAAGTTCATCAGCGAAGCGTACTGGGATACCGAACTGGGCGCCTAG
- a CDS encoding MOSC domain-containing protein, with translation MNATGRVIAVCTSTSGGIPRYSVATIELTQQGIVGDKHRYLEHETNERAVSLFDVELYDQLTIDDEPAPPGSVGENITVAGIRLGQLVEGAEVQLGEVIVRLTRRWAPCYAQHPLTGKTRPNREKLTGWFAMVIQAGEVAAHDMVTLSTNSSQNH, from the coding sequence ATGAATGCGACAGGCAGGGTGATCGCGGTTTGCACTTCAACATCCGGGGGCATTCCCCGTTACTCGGTTGCAACGATCGAGTTGACGCAGCAGGGGATCGTCGGTGATAAGCATCGTTATCTCGAGCATGAGACTAACGAGCGAGCCGTGAGTCTGTTTGATGTCGAGCTATATGACCAGCTAACGATCGATGATGAGCCGGCGCCGCCGGGAAGCGTAGGGGAGAACATCACGGTCGCCGGCATTCGCCTTGGTCAATTGGTCGAAGGCGCCGAGGTTCAGCTAGGCGAAGTGATCGTGCGTTTGACTCGCCGTTGGGCGCCCTGTTACGCGCAACATCCGCTGACCGGAAAGACGCGACCGAATCGCGAAAAGCTAACAGGTTGGTTCGCGATGGTGATTCAAGCGGGAGAGGTCGCGGCGCACGACATGGTGACTCTCTCTACGAATTCTTCGCAAAATCATTGA
- a CDS encoding RNA 2'-phosphotransferase, with amino-acid sequence MDEKQLIKTSKFLSLVLRHQPDKIGIELDEQGWIEVDALLAAINRESRPLTLAELQEVVTRNDKRRFLFSADGRRIRAAQGHSVEVELGYETAVPPEVLLHGTPETSVAIILETGLKKMKRHHVHLHHDPQAASAVGQRRGKPVLLQIAARRMHADGYLFYVTPNQVWLTDEVPPAYLTILE; translated from the coding sequence ATGGACGAGAAACAGCTTATAAAGACGAGCAAATTTCTTAGCTTGGTGCTGCGACATCAGCCCGATAAAATTGGAATCGAACTCGATGAGCAGGGTTGGATCGAAGTCGACGCGTTGCTCGCCGCGATCAATCGCGAAAGTCGGCCGTTGACCTTGGCGGAGCTGCAAGAAGTCGTGACGCGAAACGATAAGCGGCGTTTCCTGTTTTCAGCGGACGGGCGACGGATCCGCGCGGCGCAAGGGCATTCGGTCGAAGTGGAGCTGGGCTATGAAACAGCCGTGCCGCCTGAGGTGTTGCTGCATGGAACGCCGGAGACGTCGGTCGCGATTATTCTGGAGACAGGGCTGAAAAAAATGAAACGCCATCACGTTCATCTTCATCACGATCCGCAAGCGGCCAGCGCCGTTGGGCAACGACGGGGTAAGCCGGTGTTGTTGCAAATCGCAGCTCGACGAATGCATGCCGATGGTTATTTGTTTTACGTGACGCCCAACCAGGTTTGGCTGACAGACGAAGTTCCCCCTGCTTACTTAACTATTTTGGAATAA
- the pncA gene encoding bifunctional nicotinamidase/pyrazinamidase, with protein MRALLLIDVQKDFLPGGSLAVAEGDQIVPIINACLRKFDLVVATKDWHPPKHESFASQHHGYAVGQQIDLHGLPQILWPDHCIQQTKGSEFSDDLQTSAIDHVAYKGDDPQVDSYSGFFDNDRRHATGLHDWLQAKGVAELYLAGLATDYCVKYTALDAIDLGYRVWLIVDACRGVDLSPGDVNAALEEMKAHGVTLIQSADIAP; from the coding sequence ATGCGCGCTTTATTGCTGATCGACGTGCAAAAGGACTTTCTTCCCGGCGGCAGTCTGGCGGTCGCTGAGGGAGATCAAATTGTGCCGATCATTAACGCTTGTCTGCGAAAGTTTGACCTGGTCGTCGCGACCAAAGATTGGCATCCGCCTAAGCACGAAAGTTTCGCGAGTCAACATCACGGATACGCGGTCGGCCAGCAGATTGACTTGCATGGACTACCGCAGATCTTGTGGCCGGATCATTGCATTCAACAGACGAAGGGCAGCGAATTTTCAGATGACTTGCAGACGAGTGCGATCGATCATGTCGCCTACAAAGGAGATGATCCGCAAGTCGATAGCTATAGCGGCTTTTTCGACAACGATCGCCGACACGCCACCGGTTTGCATGACTGGCTGCAAGCCAAGGGAGTCGCCGAACTTTATCTCGCGGGACTCGCGACAGACTATTGCGTCAAATATACGGCGCTCGACGCGATCGACCTGGGATACCGCGTATGGTTGATTGTGGACGCGTGTCGCGGCGTTGATTTAAGCCCCGGCGATGTGAACGCCGCTTTGGAGGAGATGAAAGCGCACGGCGTCACCCTGATTCAAAGCGCTGACATCGCCCCCTAG
- a CDS encoding NUDIX hydrolase, protein MSFVYEYARPSVTVDCVIFGLDEDGLKILLVQRDADPYEGRWALPGGFVEMDESLDQAALRELQEETGVSDLFLEQLYTFGAVDRDPRTRVITIAYYALVNLKDHQVEAATDARAAAWFELDDLPSLAFDHEQILQMAQERLQGKVRYQPIGFELLPEKFSLRQLQRMYETVLGRSLDKRNFRKKALGLGVLEDLQEVERDVSHRAARLYRFNREKYEQLVKNGFHFEL, encoded by the coding sequence ATGTCGTTTGTTTACGAATATGCTCGACCATCGGTCACGGTCGACTGCGTGATTTTCGGTCTGGATGAAGACGGCCTGAAAATTCTGTTGGTCCAACGCGACGCCGATCCGTACGAAGGGCGTTGGGCGTTGCCGGGCGGTTTTGTCGAGATGGACGAATCGCTCGATCAAGCGGCGCTGCGTGAGTTGCAAGAAGAGACCGGCGTTAGCGATCTCTTTTTGGAGCAACTTTACACCTTTGGCGCGGTCGATCGTGATCCTCGTACCCGCGTGATTACGATCGCCTATTACGCGCTGGTAAATTTGAAAGATCACCAGGTTGAAGCGGCGACCGACGCGCGAGCCGCCGCATGGTTTGAACTCGATGACCTGCCGTCGCTGGCGTTCGATCACGAGCAAATTTTGCAAATGGCGCAAGAGCGATTGCAAGGGAAGGTTCGCTATCAGCCGATTGGATTTGAACTGCTGCCGGAGAAGTTTTCGCTCCGGCAATTGCAACGGATGTACGAGACGGTGCTCGGACGCTCGCTCGACAAGCGGAACTTTCGCAAGAAGGCGTTGGGGCTAGGTGTACTAGAAGACTTGCAGGAAGTGGAACGCGACGTTTCGCATCGCGCGGCTCGGCTTTATCGTTTCAATCGCGAGAAGTACGAGCAACTCGTCAAAAATGGATTTCACTTCGAATTGTAA